In Thioclava sp. GXIMD2076, one DNA window encodes the following:
- a CDS encoding FliM/FliN family flagellar motor C-terminal domain-containing protein has product MRKKTDAAKAAASGGPVSPERAIRYVFAKVAQDTLDLPLQVLRVEQSQVSLTELMEVFPEQPMLCVLEGPKEAFGVVALPPITFSSLIEVQTMGVLSRIQPGPRRPTRVDASMVQGVLDSLLEGLEEALADSDDIIWAGGFRYLSFFDDPRPLSLILEEITYRVFSITMQIGQAMDREVSMLWAVPARGRGERVLAATAEDAGAPEAEALWAQQMESTVMGTRAELTAVLHRWSMPLSGVMSFKPGVEIPIPREALEKLRVEGVDGRRMGTAKLGQHSGRRALRLTANEAESTEINELDELTTRPDLGAMSVGDNPFGGMTGAEGGFPAMGGDADEGGFPAMDLGGLGGDDAGDGGFPAMDFSAFEEDENQRTGTGG; this is encoded by the coding sequence TTGCGAAAGAAGACGGATGCGGCCAAGGCTGCAGCCTCTGGCGGCCCTGTGTCGCCCGAGCGCGCCATCCGGTATGTCTTTGCAAAGGTTGCGCAAGATACGCTGGATCTTCCGCTGCAGGTGTTGCGTGTCGAACAGAGTCAGGTCTCGTTGACCGAATTGATGGAAGTTTTTCCCGAGCAGCCGATGCTTTGCGTTCTGGAAGGGCCGAAAGAGGCGTTTGGGGTTGTGGCCTTGCCGCCGATCACGTTCTCCTCGCTTATCGAGGTGCAGACGATGGGGGTGCTGTCGCGGATCCAGCCCGGGCCGCGACGGCCCACGCGGGTCGATGCTTCCATGGTGCAGGGCGTGCTCGATTCGCTCCTTGAAGGGCTGGAAGAAGCGCTCGCCGATAGTGACGACATCATCTGGGCGGGCGGGTTCCGCTATCTGTCCTTTTTCGACGATCCGCGGCCACTGTCGCTGATTCTCGAAGAGATCACCTACCGTGTTTTCTCGATCACCATGCAGATCGGACAGGCGATGGACCGCGAGGTCTCCATGCTCTGGGCTGTGCCTGCGCGGGGCAGGGGCGAGCGTGTCCTGGCGGCCACCGCCGAGGATGCGGGTGCCCCCGAGGCCGAGGCGCTCTGGGCGCAGCAGATGGAGAGCACCGTGATGGGCACGCGGGCGGAACTGACGGCTGTGCTGCATCGCTGGTCGATGCCGCTGTCGGGTGTGATGAGTTTCAAGCCCGGTGTCGAGATACCGATCCCGCGTGAGGCGTTGGAAAAACTACGCGTGGAAGGGGTGGACGGCCGCCGTATGGGCACCGCGAAGCTTGGCCAGCATAGCGGGCGTCGCGCGCTCCGGCTGACCGCCAACGAGGCTGAAAGCACCGAGATCAACGAGCTTGACGAGCTGACCACCCGACCCGATCTGGGCGCGATGTCGGTGGGCGATAATCCCTTCGGCGGAATGACCGGAGCGGAGGGTGGCTTCCCTGCAATGGGCGGTGACGCGGACGAGGGTGGTTTCCCCGCGATGGATCTGGGCGGCCTGGGCGGCGATGATGCAGGCGATGGCGGCTTCCCCGCGATGGATTTCAGCGCCTTCGAGGAGGACGAGAACCAGCGGACCGGCACCGGCGGCTAG
- a CDS encoding enoyl-CoA hydratase-related protein, which produces MVRRIRVQRCEGVTFLTLPDAGARGFDAQLRRSLGAALDMCRHDPDLRGVVMRAAAGWPCAEDPEADFHEDAEAPSLAALAQSLSDLSCPVAVVLDGRIRAGALALAQAAKLRLALDTASFDPVEPSLGYLPAAGCLIRYLRRSGPRQVLSFLKAGRPVAALQAVELGVCDAVVPAEAVEMQALSATLEQAFGEVGLVPDPNGASRLTQSYFTELDALREAIETGPQHVVWDKALAVAEAAVLLPMGEALDFEAVAHLDLLSSPASKALRHLRASAARAHAQEALPIDAATLGCRIVAVWNPPDGLVYALADAGHRVIWAEAMQDRLEKGLSNLARAQEAAVLLGRMSGEARDAAWDRVSATTDPLQAFAQADIVLAEPAAQERDDIAHALEGVRGALVATTQPDCALRIDRYGRHVEVHGAAVEDTLLVAALLRAGGDLALGLPGVDPGLIARLQAAIWVAAEYCVLAGAAPEEVDQALQGFGMQAPFAQIDRLGVEVVIARLKAAGFLPGPLLTYLMVEGYSGLRKGRGVYLYSDGVARPDPLEPALLEALRAEADYVARPLTGAQIIERIWLAMAAEGAKLLQLGAVDRPGDLDLSAVNALEFPRHEGGPMFMADQRGLEACRDQLMHLAAGGAAEPVTLWDVLIRNGRSFGDLDRA; this is translated from the coding sequence ATGGTCAGGCGGATCAGAGTACAGCGATGCGAGGGGGTCACGTTCCTGACCCTGCCCGATGCGGGGGCTCGGGGCTTCGATGCGCAACTCCGCCGGTCTCTGGGCGCGGCCCTCGATATGTGCCGTCATGACCCGGATCTGCGTGGTGTCGTTATGCGCGCTGCGGCCGGCTGGCCTTGTGCCGAGGATCCCGAAGCCGATTTCCACGAAGATGCGGAGGCGCCTTCACTTGCGGCGCTGGCGCAGAGCCTGAGCGATCTGTCCTGTCCGGTGGCGGTCGTGCTTGATGGCCGTATCCGCGCGGGGGCCTTGGCACTGGCGCAGGCGGCAAAACTGCGTCTGGCGCTCGATACCGCGAGCTTTGATCCGGTGGAGCCCAGCCTCGGCTACCTTCCGGCAGCGGGCTGTCTGATCCGCTATCTGCGCCGCTCGGGTCCGCGTCAGGTGTTGTCCTTCCTCAAGGCGGGGCGTCCGGTGGCCGCCCTGCAGGCGGTCGAGCTGGGTGTCTGCGATGCCGTTGTGCCTGCCGAAGCGGTCGAGATGCAGGCACTTTCCGCCACGCTCGAACAGGCTTTTGGCGAGGTCGGTCTGGTGCCGGATCCGAACGGGGCGAGCCGGTTGACGCAGAGCTATTTCACCGAGCTGGATGCGCTGCGCGAGGCAATCGAGACCGGTCCGCAGCATGTCGTCTGGGACAAGGCGCTGGCGGTGGCCGAGGCGGCGGTTCTGCTGCCGATGGGCGAGGCGCTCGATTTCGAGGCGGTCGCGCATCTCGATCTTCTCTCCTCACCGGCCTCCAAAGCGCTGCGCCATCTGCGGGCCTCTGCCGCGCGCGCCCATGCGCAGGAAGCCCTGCCCATCGATGCCGCGACGCTGGGATGCCGGATCGTGGCCGTCTGGAACCCGCCTGACGGGCTCGTCTATGCGCTGGCCGATGCGGGGCATCGGGTGATCTGGGCCGAGGCGATGCAGGACCGGCTGGAAAAGGGGCTCTCGAACCTTGCCCGTGCGCAGGAGGCGGCCGTTCTTCTGGGGCGGATGAGCGGGGAGGCGCGCGACGCGGCATGGGATCGGGTGAGTGCGACCACCGATCCGCTGCAGGCTTTCGCGCAGGCCGATATCGTTTTGGCAGAACCCGCCGCGCAGGAGCGCGACGATATCGCCCATGCGCTCGAGGGCGTGCGCGGGGCGCTCGTCGCCACGACCCAACCCGATTGCGCCCTGCGGATCGACCGCTACGGGCGCCATGTCGAGGTGCATGGGGCAGCGGTCGAGGATACGCTACTGGTGGCTGCGCTCCTGCGTGCGGGCGGTGATCTGGCGCTCGGGCTGCCGGGGGTCGATCCGGGGCTGATCGCGCGTCTGCAGGCGGCGATCTGGGTGGCGGCCGAATATTGCGTTCTGGCCGGCGCTGCACCCGAAGAGGTGGATCAGGCGCTGCAGGGGTTCGGCATGCAGGCACCGTTTGCGCAGATCGACCGGCTGGGGGTCGAGGTGGTCATCGCACGGCTGAAAGCCGCGGGCTTCCTGCCGGGGCCTTTGCTGACCTATCTGATGGTCGAGGGCTATAGCGGTCTGCGCAAGGGGCGCGGGGTCTATCTCTATAGCGACGGCGTCGCGCGTCCCGATCCGCTGGAGCCCGCGCTTCTCGAGGCGCTGCGGGCCGAGGCGGATTATGTAGCGCGTCCGCTGACGGGCGCGCAGATCATCGAGCGGATCTGGCTCGCGATGGCGGCAGAGGGGGCCAAGCTGTTGCAGCTGGGGGCTGTTGACCGGCCCGGTGATCTGGATCTGAGCGCGGTCAATGCGCTCGAGTTTCCGCGCCATGAAGGCGGGCCGATGTTCATGGCCGACCAGCGAGGCCTCGAGGCCTGCCGCGACCAGCTGATGCACCTGGCGGCGGGCGGTGCCGCAGAGCCCGTGACGCTCTGGGATGTGCTGATCCGCAACGGGCGCAGCTTTGGGGATCTGGATCGCGCTTAG
- a CDS encoding DUF2312 domain-containing protein codes for MPNDAAYQVTADELRQFIEQFEGLEAEKKDIAEQQKDIMSEAKARGYDTKVIKKIIAIRKRDKNDVAEEEAILDIYKQALGME; via the coding sequence ATGCCCAATGATGCTGCCTATCAAGTGACCGCCGATGAGCTGCGCCAGTTCATCGAGCAATTCGAAGGCCTCGAAGCCGAGAAAAAAGATATTGCCGAGCAGCAAAAGGACATCATGTCCGAAGCCAAGGCGCGCGGCTACGACACCAAGGTGATCAAGAAGATCATCGCGATCCGCAAGCGCGACAAGAATGACGTGGCCGAGGAGGAAGCGATCCTCGATATCTACAAGCAGGCGCTTGGCATGGAATGA